In Rissa tridactyla isolate bRisTri1 chromosome 5, bRisTri1.patW.cur.20221130, whole genome shotgun sequence, the sequence CCCTGTGCTTGGTCTCCTACGCAGCCGCCTTCTCACATGGCGCCAGCCTTTCTGCCTGTGCTGACATGATGCCCAAGCACCTGAGAGCGCAGCTGCACAGCCCCAACAACAACTACATTACTGTCCACACCAACATGTCCTTCTACTTCCCAGGGGACAAGGTTCCAGGTAAGGAACAGCTTCTCATTCCTGCATCTGGAAAATACATGATAACTGATCTCAAGTGTCGGCACTAATCTTTCTGAGGGCTGGGAAGAGGAATAACTGCTCCAAGAGAGCTACGCCACCTCTCTCATCATGAGGAAACTCATGTATTTACGGAGGGATTCTGTTTGCAGCACTTTCCTGATGTTTCTCAAGTGATGGCTGACTCCAGATTTTCACCAGAGGCAGCCAGTAGGTTGGGATGCTTTTGGTGGGATTCATTTATCTCAACTGCGTTGCAACCATACAAGACCTCATCACATGCAATGGCACATTTGAGGCACCTCCAGAGGGTAAAGTCGCCTTCCCGCCTCCTCTGCACCGCACCAAGGGGTCTGGGTATGGTTGGGCAGCGTGCTCTGTCTCCAGCATCACCACTCCCAaagcagacgcagacagagccgAGGGGCACCACTCCCCAGCCTGGCCGCTTGCCTGATCATCCCCGTGCAAAATAAAACCCTTGTGAGGGCATCACACAACCTTTTGCACCTGTACAGGGTGGTACCCAAACCTCCTTCCTTAAAAATGGCTGCATGCTGGCTAAAGTGATGTGATTAGCAGCTTATAATCAAGGCGGGGAAAAGACTCGAGCAAATGTTGCGTGCAATTACGTACTACAAAGTTAGGGAAAGCCTGGCCTCCTGCATCCAGTATGTCCCAGACAGACCGTGAGGACAGAGAGTAAgattgtggtggtggtggtgctgcacggggttttcttttggtttcagtGCTAGCCTTGGAAACTCCATTGCAAACAATTCACCCCATAACTACGAGACAAATCCCTTCGTGTCCCGCGTTTTGCCTTGCAGTGACAGTGAGGAGCACCCGGGATTTTATGGGCTTTTTGCTTCAAGCTCGCAAAGTGTCTAATGATGAAATCGCTGGCACATTCGTCTTCATTCCTCCTGGTTCCAAGCTGCTGACTTGTTTTGAAGATGGTGACACCGTCACCCACTCAGACAAGTCACTGAAGAGAAACCTGTCCTTCGTGTGGAAAGCACCAGACCAACCCATCGGAGACATCAAGTTTTTGTAAGAACATGCTGGTTCCTAACCAGAATTTGTGTCTTCTCAGTTAAAGGCTTGGCTTTATTTTTCCATCGTATTTGTCCAGCACAGTGGTTTACGTATCTTGAGCCCCCATGTAGCTAAATACTTATCAAATGCTGCAATAGGATCCCAGCTGGTACATAAATCACCATTTATATTTGCTGGGTAGCACTCCTTTTTATTTACATGGTCACTATTTTCTCAGAATAAATACGCTGGGAGATGACAGCCTAAGCACTTAGGAAATACAAATATTAAGACATAAAGAGAGAATTGTGATCACATTGTCTGTCTTTCTAAATAACACAGCCCATAGGACCTCCCTGCCTAAAGGATAACTTTGTAtatcacttctttaaaaaaaaaaaataaattaaaaatgagtgGTTTTAAAAAAGGTTAAGGAAGTTAGAAAAAGAGAGTGAGCGCTGGGACAAAACTTGATATCTCTGTTCTGCACCAAAGTCCAAGTATTTTGGTTCTGATTTGgaatgaaattaaacattttctagCTGGCTGCCTCAGAGGAAACACAGTGactttttattttggaagagaTTAAATTGTTATGGTTTGACTTTACAAAACTTCTTAGAAGCTGCTTGGCCAGATCCTTGGCTGCTCCCCAAAACATCAGCATCCTGGTGAGCACCGGGGCTTGTGCATCTCATCGTGATTCAACACAAGTtcattgaaacaaaaatattgctgCTTAGCATTTCCAATTTTGCCCGTTGTTTTAGATTGGGAAATACTATTAAAACCACATAAAACTCAAGCAACCGAataaacccaacccaaacccaaggaCACCTATTCCTAGCGACCCGCTCTGATGCCTCCTTCACCCTCTGGCTTTTCACCCTCCAAGCTGGTTTCTGATAGCCTGTCCCTTTTCTCCCTACCACAGCATCTGGAAAAACTGCTTGTTAGGCTTAAAAATGCCTCAACGGGCACAGGAAAACCTGAGCCAGTTTCCCCTTAACTAATTCTCAGAAGCAGCTGAACAATCTGAGCTGAAATTCTCCCCAAATCGCCAGCTTAACTCAGGCTCTCCGGGTGAATGCTGGAAGGTTGGCCAATGCAGTTTTGGCACCTGACAAAAAGCAGAGGGTTATGCGGGCTCAAATATCAGAGGGCTGAGAAGagagactgatttttattttttttttcctacctattCTGCTGTTTGTACAAGTTACATTGGCTTGTTTTAATTAGTAAATACCACTGTTGTTTCCCTGCCTACGGAAGATTATAAGCAGACCTAGTCCAAGTTTTCCAAATGCACTTCTATCAACACAACAAATGtaatagcctttttttctttttttcctttttttttttttttttttaagttcccacactttttttttttgactgatctTAATTATGAGCGGTGATTCTTCACCCAGCCTCTTTCTTACGGGACCTGGTATCTTTTATTTGTAATATAAACCGTGTGACAGGCTAATCCTTTGAAATACttttgtgctgcttctgccttcGGGTTAAAGCAGTCCTTGTGATTAGCTAAACAGTGAGATGTTTTATTAACACTATAGAGCCAGTAAATTCTTCCCTAATTACATTTTAACAGCATCTCCGTAGTCCAGTCATACTTCGTTTACTGGGCAAAGATCGAATCTGCTATCGTGGCTCAGCGAGGGCAATACAAAACGCTTGCTGGAAGTGGCAAGAAGCCCGACGCCGTGAGCCCCGAGCCCCGGCAAGGACCGGCCGACCCACACCCCACCTGGACGGCGAGCAAAGGTATGGGTTCCTTACCCACCACTTCCCCCAGGGTAGTTTCACAGCTTATTCCAGGTGAGCGTTGAACACAAGTGACCCAAACGAGCTGGAGGGACCCGTTTGACTCCTGTGGCCGTGGGGGAGACCAGCAGCCGTGGGGGAGATCAGCGATCGCGTGGTGAATGCCTCGAGGTGAGGGGATGGGTCAGCATTCGAGGTGGTGGAGACAGTTCCCAGGCGGGTACCTGAAAGATAAACAGCGTTGCCAGATCTTAAAATTTCAATGCAAGCCCCAAAATACAACACACTTTAAGTACCTAAAAATCTCCTGAAGACAAACAATTAGCAATGCTGTCTAAATAAAGGAATACATTTGTCTCTAAATGTAACTATTGCCCTTCAGGTATGTATTTAGTTGTATTTATGCGGCCTTTGGTCAGTAAAATGCTCCAAGAATTTACCTACACCCAAATCAGATGTGTTTGTCAGCATTTCGGGCATGGCACCAAGACTGAGTTTCAATTATTTTACTTGACTGTAATTTAGGCAGTGGGCTTTGCTGCTTTACTTTCCATTTGGGTTCCCACTTAAAATTAAGTGACAAGTCACTATTATGATCCTTCCTGGCAAACATCAGCACTGAAGGGGGATTTGAAATAAACGGACTGAGGACAATACActtctgctcctctctccctgcttctTGTTTTGTCTCCATGCTGGATAAGGTCCCACCTCTCCCGTGGCTGCCACCGGCTCCCCACAACGCACACCCacgcctcctgccagccccactgccatTGCGGAAACGCCGGCACTGGAGCCAGGTTTTGGTATGGGGTCAGATGCTCGTCCCGATGCTGAGCCAAAGGAGCTGGCCTGGCCTTCACGGGCTGTGTCCAGTGGGAGCGGTGAGTCCAGCATTCAGGGGCTGGAGCCGTCTCTCCCCACCCGAGACCCTGGCACGGCGGATGCCTTGCGAGGTTTCATCTCCCAGGACAATGCCTCCAGCTACAGCACCTCCGACAGGTAAACTAGGTGGTGGGAAGAGCTATTTCTCCAGcccttctggggaagaaaaatagTACTCATTTCCCTGCGAATGAGCGAGGGTCCATGTAGGAAGGTGGCTGCACGCGGCGGGGAGGTGAGAGGTTGTTTGCTTGCCGAAATGTTGATAAATAACCCTTTGGAGATGGCATGTGACAGACAGTGACAGGGAGAAAATCCAAAACTCTTAAAAACTTGACATCGCGCTGCTCAGCCCAGTGGAGGATTGCCCAGGTGGCTGAAAAACGTGATAAAAACTATTGACTGCtacaatatttttctaaaagcacatgcaaatattcaaacaAACAGTGAACTCAGCAGAGCTATTTCTCCATCcgcagggaaaaggaagaaaggatttaAAGCAATAAACAAATTTGGGCTTGTGGATGTCTGCTCAGAAGTCTTAGAGGGTTTGGGCCGCATGGGCTTTCATGCAAGGTTTTGTGTTGTGGATGAAAACGATGGGGAGATGAATAAATGACCCGGTGTTATTAAAATGCAGCCCTCTATGGTCTGCGTTGACTGCCTGAGACCCGAGGCTGCTCTAGGGAGCGACACGCTTCTCTGGTGGTGCAAAGCCCAGGGATTTCCATGTGAGCAGCAGCAATAGGTCTCACTTACTAACCCTGCCTTTCCTCTGTCCGTATCTTAGAGCAGGACGCGTTGCCAGCGCTGCCACCACACGCTTGTGCCTGATGTGTAAAGACAAGGGGCAGGTAagtggcagggatggggaggatgTCTTCTccaaaggcagaaagagaagaggaggataaAACCTCTCTGCTGCATCACTGCACCAAGCAGCCTGCGTAGGTCTCATAAGTGACTAAAACTACATTGAGACTGTtaagagttttaatttttttttattttaactgggaattggtttttatatttcttttttgttttccttttgagcCTGCTGCTTGGGTTTTTAAGAGTCCTGCTGTAAAAACAAtctaaaataacttttccttCCTTATGTGGATATGACAAGAGGGCTTGTTATGGGGCTGGAAATATGTGTTTTATTCCCATGGAAGGCTGAGGTGTTCCTTTCCAGAGGTGCTGGATAGGTACCATccgtaacattccccagaggctGAAGACTTCATCTTCCCTGGGGACAGCCAAGGAAGCTGGGTGCTTTCTGAGGGCAGGGTCACCCCAGGAGGCTGAATGGACCAGCAAGGCAGAGGTGGTGGCGGCCGTGGTGGTGTTAGCCACAGGCACAGGGTGCACTCACCAGAGAAAGCTGGAAGAGCGAGAGCTGGCAGACGGGACAAGCGGGCGGGAGCATCTTTCGGGAGAGGAAGCCCAGAAACGTGGGAAAGGACTGCAGCCCTGTGGAAGCAGGGTGGCTGTACATATGGAAGCAGATGTGGGAGCTGGAAAGGGCATGCGGGGAATTAggtagagaaagaaaaggagagcaaGAGGAGGGACAGAAACTGGAGAATACCAGAGCTGTGGAGACGAGAGGAGGATGCTCAAATGGGAACTAGCTGAGAAGCTGGAAAGCAGGGGCAGCTTAGAGGCACAGGGTACAGATTTAGCAGGAGAAGTCCAATACACAGCagatggaggggagaaaaatacaaggaaaataaagatcTAGATCTGGGTTGCAGGATGCCACAGAAGGAAGAGAAGTAATCTCacggaaaagaaaagaggaaggggcTGTACAGAAATACTTAGGAAGAAGCGAAGGACAGAGAACAAGTAAAGGAGAGACGTGTAACATGAGCATCAGGTGTAGCCATGGAGAGAAGTGGAGAAATGCCAGAAGATGCATAAGGCAAGACCTGAAGACCGTAACGAAATAAAATATTGAGAAATTAggcaagaagagagagaagtacaaaaagaaaggagaaataatgTGAAATAGGGCAAGGACTTATGAAGCAATTCCATTTTCTATCCCAAAGTCGCAACTCCCTCAGTATATCCCTAAAGTACGGCGTTTGCGTTTTGAGGGCAAGTGATCCATACAAATGCAATCCTAACTTAGCCAGCCAGCTACTTTACAGTTTGCAGTTCAGCCACTCAAAGTCTTTTATTTACTACTGTATTTTACTAGCATCTTCAGAAACGGCCTCTTCCACAAAGGATGCTCTGACCCTCCCCTACTTCGGTTCACAGCTGGCCAGGGCTCCTACCTCAGCTTTGTGCTCCTGTCACACTGTCTTTCCAGCAAGCTTTAGAAATTGCTAATGACGGTAGAGGGTGAGAGTTTCTCTGGTGTAATTAATGGATGTGTGAAAAAGCCTGCTgggctggacaggctggagaggcgcCAGCCACTGAGGGCCAGATCCAAATCTCAGTGGAGCCAAAGAAAAGACTCCAATACATTTTGCATGTTTTGGCTGGGGGCTCAGGTGCACAGTGGGAATGGAAAAATTCAGTGGGGGCCTCCTAAATTGTACGATTGTTTCACAGTTAGTCTTGGATGATATCTGCAGCAAACCCTGGGCTGCAGCACTGGCATGGAGCGGCTGTCATTTTGTGACGGATAAAATAAGGTGCGTGGCACCAGGCAGAGCCCCTAGGAACAGGAGCACGCAGGAACAGCCATTCCCACTAAAATGGGTGGTTAAGCACCACTGAGAGGCAGCAGGTTTTAAACTGTCTGTGTAGACTGAGAAAGCAAGACGGGCTTTGGGGAGAGTTCACAGGTTGTATGTGACAGCCCCAAAAACCACTGAGGTCCAAGACCATTCCAAGTCTCCTGGATCCCTCTGTTCCACGGTTCGATCCACAGCCTCAGAAGGGTGATAAAGGATCCCAGTGGGATCCCTGGTGTCACCCTAAACAGGAAGCTTGGCCAGGAACAACATGCCTGTCCTTTCAGCATGACCCTGGCATCACTCAAGACGGGGATTGTTTATTGAGTGATATTTTTTGATAATGATGCCTGTGAAAAATGCCACCAACGCTACCAAAACGGTAGCTGCAGACCTTTACTTGGGCAAAGCAGGGACATTCCTCTCCCTCTGTGCCCTTCAACCTGCTCTGCCTTGCTCCCCTGGGACCAGCTCCCagtgcctcctccctcccatggcaGTTCTGATATGGACAGAACGAGGTTCAATCTGCCTCATTTTCTAAAACCTACTGAGTAACCAGGGGATGGAGCAGAGTTATTCCAAGTCCAGGGGGACACCTGGGTATGAGAAATACAGAGCTGAACTGTACCGTGATGTCGGTAGTGGACGAGAACCTAATcagccctttttctcttccctcaacGCACATCTCGTTGTGTTTTGGCTTTCAAAGGCCAGTACCGAGAGCAGGACCATCTTGAAAGCCTCCCCACCTGCGACAGTTTCTCCTTCTGCCCCGCACGTACACACTCACCGGGGTGACGCCGCTGTGACAACGGCCTGGTTTGGCGATGCTGACGCTGCTGGCAATTTGTCATCGGCTTCAAGGCAAATGGCAGAAAGAAAGCTGGCACCGCAGCCAGAGGTGGCAAACGCCAGGGacgaggaggagaaggaggaggaggcggcggcgggtgggAATACCCTGCCATGGGTGACCAGACCAGCTCCCAAATCTGCTGTTCCTGGGAAGGGGGAAGACCCCGACAGAGGGACCCGACTCCTAGCAGCCCAACTCGGCATCCTCCTGGTCTGCACGGCCGCCCTGGGCCTGGCGTTGGCAGCTGCCGTGCGCTGTGTCTGTGCCCAGCATTGCCACAAGCGGACAGAGGTCTCCTTCAGCGAGCCGGACCCCGACGTCATCGCCATCCAAGAAAACGGGGAGGTGATGCACTTCCGAAAGATCCGGGAGAACAGCTTCGTGCTGGTGCAAGCCGAGTACAACTGGGTCAGCCCCTCAAGCAGCGGGAAGAAGACAATCATCTGAACCTCTGCGACGCCGAAAGCAGGGCTATGCCGGCCGGTGGAGGTGGAAACAGCCCGGACTGCAGAGCACAGGGTGTAGGAAGTGGTGGGGTAGTTCCTCTATGTGCCACCACATAGGTAAATGAACTCGAAGCAGCCAGTTCAGACAAAGGTGTTAGGCAAAAGTATCTAAGCTCCAGCTGCTAAGAAAATAGAAGTTGATAGATTGTTTGGTATGTTACACTTACCGCAATTAATATTGTATATCTACTCATTAGCTGTCACTGCAGCCATGACATATGCTTCCTCTATTGCCTTAAGGGTATAGCCAAAAATAGAAATTCTTCCTCCGCACTGTGGTATCCTCTCCTGTTTAATCTCAACAAAAGTTTCTAGGGTTATATTTCTTTCTAGGAACTAGAAACCCCTGATATAAACCCAACCATTCCCATTTAGGAGCTTACAGGTTTGATTCTGTGCACTTGGTATCTCTCAGATGACAAAATACTTGCCGGTAGACTTTAAGtttcaatttgaaaataaaaagcaataactCATTAGTGGAGAACATTGATCCAAAGAACACTGAATTGATCTACGGGAATGAAACACAGGGTGGCGGACACCAGCTTTTGGGGGAGAAACATGCCTCCTCATCAGGTGCAAATGGAAGAAAACCTTTCCTGTCCATTTGCACCTGATGAGGGAGCTTGTTGAAGCCTGACAGCCAGCATTTACTGGGTCTTTTACTTCGAGTCAGCTCAGTAACACTCTGTGCAGAAACACGCACTGAGAAGTACCCTTCCCAGGTCACTTTGGAGATCCCCAGCAAAGGCTGCGTGGAAAGTTAACAGCATCCTCGTACTCTGAGTTTGTGCAAACTTCTCTCCGAACGTGTGGTTTGCTGCAGGAGGCCTCTAAAACAGCCCTCGGAAAACGTGATGATCCTTGACACCTTCTAAGAAGGAGAGGTGATGACAGCAAGGGTAAAGGTTTGTTTTACTGCAGCTTTGAAAGAGACAGAAATAGTCCTGATATCGATCCTCTTGAGATGTACATTTTAGAGCCTTTCAGAGAGCAGGAATCCCCCCTTCTGGTGTCCTTTTCTAGGGTGGAGGGACTCAGATGGTCCCCAAGCTGTGTTATGGGGGACAGACCTAAACTTTGGTGCTGCAGCTTATTTCGCAGCCTACAGCAATTTCCCCCTGAGCTAAGCAGATAATGACGGGACCCTGATGGCTCACACATCCTTCCTGGTGACAACTTCCCCCCTTTGTCAGGAGGGCCCTGTGACCATCTCCAACTAGCTGGCCATCTTCATGCTTGATAGTCAGTCAACAGTTCTGTTCTCATGTCCTCCCTTACCTTGCCATTGTCTTCAGAGGAGACAGGTAGGACATAGATGAGTTCTCCTGTTCAAACCCCTACAGCGTGATGAACGTGGTGCAGCTTTTGCTAATAGCACCTTCTATTAGCGCTCAGAAAGAGCTGGTTTCCAACCACGCCACTGTACAGCGATCAGTGACGTGATGCTTTGCACTACACATGTGGCCAAATTTCTATCGAGTTAACTTCTAGGCCTAGAGAGCCTTGAGCAAAAAGAAATGAGTGAGAAAAGAAGTGTACTCACAAGCGCAGCTTGCAGAGATGAGCTTCATGGTCTTACCCATGGCAGTTTGAAAAGAGGGGTGGCCACATCATGGCGCTTCCACTGCAGAGTAAGCAAGGGTGGTGCTGGAATTGAAAAGACATTTGTTTCAGGACTCAAAGGGATGCTAGGTGAATGGGTTTATGTTCAATAAGTCGAGCTTGAGCACTACCTACTAGGAAGTCTACAGGTTTTTAAGTGCAAGTCTAGACACAATGGCATTCCTCTCCTATGTCATGTGCTTTAGAAAGAAATCACGTTTCTGTAACCCAGCGTAGCTGAGCTGTGTAGCGACTAAAGCAGGCTGCATTCAAGCCCTTGTTAatgcagccaaaaaaaataaatccaataatTAACTGAGAAAATAGGTCAACAAactcttaaatatttaaagaactatcacatattattttaaaaagtttcttacGATAGCATAGCTGTTTATGAATAAATTACAAATACCTATGGCCTCTTCCGCTATCTCTCTAGGTTTAACGTTACCAAACTGGTACAGCCTTAACACCGTAACCTTCctttccccagccctttccccGTGATCCAGCACCACTTCTTGCCCGCCTGACCAGCGCAAGGGAAGGCCTCGTGGAGATGTTTGATTAGGGTAGCAGCACTTCAACACCACCCTGCCTTCTGCCAAACTCTGCCATCTGTTAAATTTATGCAGCTCCAGTACTATTAGTAGTAAAACCAGTAATGGTGAGCTCTGAGGGACACGGCTCCTTTGAATTAGTAATGAGTTGTGCTACTTTGCAGACTTGGCTGAGACCTAaagtgcttgtgttttttttttcttgacttctgaATGATGTTTCGTTTGTTGTAGTTGCCATGACAAGAGGGATGGAGGTTTTATCTCTTCTTAAGGCTGTTAAAAACACAAGCACTGATTAATTTATTAAAAGGCAAACCATTCAAACACCCCCCCCTTCTTAAGCAACTCGCCTTGTATGGAAATTAATCTCTGCTCACGTTTGGAACagattcaggagaaaaaaaatgacagaataaggaaaaaaaaaaggcacaaaccaTTCTAATATTTACTGGAGGGACAAGTGAAAGACTTGCCTTGTTTCCCTTTCTAGGTGCACGACTGTGTTCGTCACAGACATTCTGCTGGAACCGGGGGATCTCAGTTCCTCCAGCGCGGGTCAGGCTGCAGCCATCTGTGGCCCACGTTAAGCTGCCATCCCTCAGCAAAGTGACAGGGCTTTGGGTCAGAATTACTGACCAAAGGTGTGGAATACAGCTCACACTCAGCTCTAACGCACACCTACCCTGACTCTGTCTCCCCACCAGCCAAACAGGCATCAAACGCAGTTTTGGCAGTGAAAACTCCTGTGGCTTAAATC encodes:
- the REELD1 gene encoding reelin domain-containing protein 1; this translates as MEDSRRAPMAVIVWACTTLCLVSYAAAFSHGASLSACADMMPKHLRAQLHSPNNNYITVHTNMSFYFPGDKVPVTVRSTRDFMGFLLQARKVSNDEIAGTFVFIPPGSKLLTCFEDGDTVTHSDKSLKRNLSFVWKAPDQPIGDIKFFISVVQSYFVYWAKIESAIVAQRGQYKTLAGSGKKPDAVSPEPRQGPADPHPTWTASKGPTSPVAATGSPQRTPTPPASPTAIAETPALEPGFGMGSDARPDAEPKELAWPSRAVSSGSGESSIQGLEPSLPTRDPGTADALRGFISQDNASSYSTSDRAGRVASAATTRLCLMCKDKGQASTESRTILKASPPATVSPSAPHVHTHRGDAAVTTAWFGDADAAGNLSSASRQMAERKLAPQPEVANARDEEEKEEEAAAGGNTLPWVTRPAPKSAVPGKGEDPDRGTRLLAAQLGILLVCTAALGLALAAAVRCVCAQHCHKRTEVSFSEPDPDVIAIQENGEVMHFRKIRENSFVLVQAEYNWVSPSSSGKKTII